In one Stigmatella erecta genomic region, the following are encoded:
- a CDS encoding phosphoglycerate kinase — protein sequence MIRYIDDMQLTGKRVFIRVDFNVPLEGRRVTDDTRIREALPTIRRALEMGGKVILASHLGRPKGPDPKLSLEPAASKLAELLGAKHEVILADDCVGDGVKKQVRELKDAQVLVLENLRFHKEEEANDEAFARELAALADVYINDAFGTAHRAHASTAGMVPFVKEKGAGLLMRKEIEYLGGVLKNPQKPFVAILGGSKVSDKIKVIESLLPKVDALLIGGAMAYTFLKAQGIEVGKSRVEGDKLSLATKILEAAERLKTSIVLPVDHVVANEPTEQGVKRETPDRAIPADQMGLDIGPKTRAQFNQHIRNAKTVIWNGPMGLFEVAQFAEGTRTVAESMANNRTAVTVIGGGDSAAAVQQMGYGAKMSHVSTGGGASLEFLEGRELPGIKALETK from the coding sequence ATGATCCGCTACATCGATGACATGCAGCTGACGGGCAAGCGCGTCTTCATCCGCGTGGACTTCAACGTCCCGCTGGAGGGCCGGCGCGTGACCGACGACACCCGCATCCGCGAGGCGCTGCCGACCATCCGCCGCGCGCTGGAGATGGGTGGCAAAGTCATCCTGGCCTCTCACCTCGGCCGTCCCAAGGGGCCGGATCCGAAGCTGTCGCTGGAGCCCGCCGCCTCGAAGCTGGCCGAGCTGCTCGGGGCCAAGCACGAGGTGATTCTCGCCGACGACTGCGTGGGCGACGGGGTGAAGAAGCAGGTGCGGGAGCTGAAGGACGCGCAGGTGCTGGTGCTGGAGAACCTGCGCTTCCACAAGGAAGAGGAGGCCAATGACGAGGCCTTCGCGCGCGAGTTGGCGGCGCTGGCGGACGTGTACATCAACGATGCGTTCGGCACCGCGCACCGCGCCCACGCGTCCACTGCGGGCATGGTCCCCTTCGTGAAGGAGAAGGGCGCGGGCCTGCTGATGCGCAAGGAAATCGAGTACCTGGGCGGCGTGCTGAAGAACCCGCAGAAGCCCTTCGTGGCCATCCTGGGGGGCTCGAAGGTGAGCGACAAGATCAAGGTCATCGAGAGCCTGCTGCCCAAGGTGGACGCGCTGCTCATCGGTGGTGCCATGGCCTACACCTTCCTCAAGGCGCAGGGCATCGAGGTGGGCAAGAGCCGCGTGGAGGGGGACAAGCTGTCCCTGGCCACGAAGATCCTGGAGGCGGCGGAGCGCCTGAAGACGTCCATCGTGCTGCCGGTGGACCACGTGGTGGCCAACGAGCCCACGGAGCAGGGCGTGAAGCGCGAGACGCCGGACCGGGCCATCCCCGCGGACCAGATGGGGCTGGACATCGGGCCGAAGACGCGCGCGCAGTTCAACCAGCACATCCGCAACGCGAAGACGGTCATCTGGAACGGCCCCATGGGCCTGTTCGAGGTAGCGCAGTTCGCCGAGGGCACCCGCACGGTGGCCGAGTCCATGGCGAACAACCGCACGGCGGTGACGGTGATTGGCGGCGGCGACAGCGCGGCGGCGGTGCAGCAGATGGGCTACGGGGCGAAGATGAGCCACGTGTCCACCGGAGGCGGCGCGTCGCTGGAGTTCCTGGAGGGCCGCGAGCTGCCGGGCATCAAGGCGTTGGAGACGAAGTAG
- the gap gene encoding type I glyceraldehyde-3-phosphate dehydrogenase: MATKIAINGFGRIGRCVLRAALSRKEQDIEIVAINDLDKPSSLAYLLKYDSVHRTWPGEVKATEKGIIVDGHTIAVTAERDPAALPWKSLGADIVLECTGRFTAREGAEKHLAAGAKKVIVSAPAKGPDLTIAYGINHDQYDPKKHHILSNASCTTNCLAPVAKTLLDSFGIEKGLMTTVHSYTNDQRVLDLAHEDMRRSRAAALSMIPTSTGAAKAIGEVLPSLKGKLHGLAIRVPTPNVSLVDLTVVTSKSVTEDALKAAFRKNAEGPLKGILQYSEEQTVSIDFNGNPHSAIFDATNAYVMGENLVKVMAWYDNEWGFSNRMVDTTKFLASKGF; encoded by the coding sequence ATGGCTACCAAGATCGCCATCAACGGCTTTGGCCGCATCGGCCGCTGCGTGCTGCGCGCCGCGCTCAGCCGCAAGGAGCAGGACATCGAGATCGTCGCGATCAACGATCTCGACAAGCCCTCCTCGCTGGCCTACCTGCTCAAGTACGACTCCGTGCACCGCACGTGGCCCGGAGAGGTGAAGGCGACCGAGAAGGGCATCATCGTGGACGGCCACACCATCGCCGTCACCGCGGAGCGGGATCCGGCGGCGCTGCCCTGGAAGTCGCTGGGCGCGGACATCGTGCTGGAGTGCACGGGCCGCTTCACCGCGCGCGAGGGGGCCGAGAAGCACCTGGCCGCGGGCGCCAAGAAGGTCATCGTCTCGGCGCCGGCCAAGGGTCCGGACCTGACGATCGCCTACGGCATCAACCACGATCAGTACGATCCGAAGAAGCACCACATCCTGTCCAACGCCTCGTGCACCACCAACTGCCTGGCGCCGGTGGCCAAGACGCTGCTCGACAGCTTCGGCATCGAGAAGGGCCTGATGACGACGGTGCACAGCTACACCAACGACCAGCGCGTGCTGGACCTGGCGCACGAGGACATGCGCCGCTCGCGCGCCGCCGCGCTGTCGATGATCCCCACGAGCACGGGCGCCGCGAAGGCGATCGGTGAGGTGCTGCCGTCGCTCAAGGGCAAGCTGCACGGCCTGGCCATCCGCGTGCCGACCCCGAACGTGTCCCTGGTGGACCTGACGGTGGTGACGAGCAAGTCCGTGACCGAGGACGCGCTGAAGGCGGCCTTCCGCAAGAACGCCGAGGGGCCGCTCAAGGGCATCCTGCAGTACAGCGAGGAGCAGACGGTCTCCATCGACTTCAACGGCAACCCGCACTCGGCCATCTTCGACGCGACCAACGCCTACGTCATGGGGGAGAACCTCGTGAAGGTGATGGCGTGGTACGACAACGAGTGGGGCTTCTCGAACCGCATGGTGGACACCACCAAGTTCCTGGCGTCCAAGGGCTTCTAA